The window CAGATGGTTAATTTATATCAGCATGGTAAGTCACGTAGTGAGCTAATAGCCGAATATGATCTCACACCATCAGCATTAGATCGTTGGATTGCTCAAGCCACGCAAAGTGGTTCATTCAAAACAAAAGATAATCGTAGCCTAGAGGAGCAGGAATTAATTGCTCTACGCAAAGAGCTTAAGCAGCTTCGTATGGAAAACGATATCCTAAAGCAAGCCGCACTGATAATGGGACGAAAATCGCAGTGATCCAAGCTTGCCGACATCGCTACTCGTTGCAGTGGTTATGTAGATGCTTAGGTATATCAAGGCATTATTTTTATTATCAGTGCAAAAAAAATGCGTATCAAAGAAGATTAAAATACGCCCAACAGATCTTAACGATTTTTAATGGTAGTTATCAGTCTTACGGAACAAGAAGAATACGGC is drawn from Orbaceae bacterium BiB and contains these coding sequences:
- a CDS encoding transposase, whose product is MNTVKRPRRTFNDDFKQQMVNLYQHGKSRSELIAEYDLTPSALDRWIAQATQSGSFKTKDNRSLEEQELIALRKELKQLRMENDILKQAALIMGRKSQ